Below is a genomic region from Caulobacter sp. FWC26.
ATCTCGAGTTCTCCAGGTCGCAGGGCCACGAAGGGGGTCAGAACGGCCGTGGCCGGATCGGCGGCCAGGCGTGTTCCCAGGTGCTCAAGGACGTCCCAGCGGCCTTCGGCTGCCGCGCGCATGGCGAACGAGGTCACCGCCACGCGGCCGGCGATGAACTGCGCCTTTTCCGATAGGTCCAGGACGAACGCCGCCCAAGGCGGCTCGGCGACGATGGCCGTCACCCGCTCCTCGGCCGCTGTGGGAAGCGCCACCTTGGCGGCGGTGTCTCGGCAATAGGGCGACAAGAGATCCAGGAAGGTCTCCAGATCGACCTGGCCGATGGCGTAGGACAGCGACTCGCGCAGTTCCATGCCTTCGAAATAGGGAGACACACCGTTCGCGCGGTGCTCGTCCAGGCGCGACTTGGCGCCCAGGTCGACCGCCAGGACCCGCTCGACCTGGCGCATCTGGTACCAGAGCAGCAGGGGCGTGATCCGGATTCCCGGCCAGGGTGGTGCGGGGATCGGCCCGCTGGCCACGCCATGGTCGGGGATATTCTGCGCGACGCCGCAGAGCATGCTCCACACCCACGCGGCCGCGCCGGCTACGCCGCGGAGCCGGTACTGCTTTTCGGGATCTTCGGGGTCGACTGTCTCGATCAGTTCGACGGCCCGCATGAGGCTCTTGCCCGCCGACACGGCTTGACCGAGGCGCAGCTGGACCACGGCGAGGTCGGCGTGCAGGGCGCCGGCCATGTCCCGCAAGGTCGGGCCGCGTTCGGCCGTGAGAGCCGCTTCGGAGAAGCGCATGGCAGCCAGCGGCAGGTCTCCGTCCTTGGCAGCGCCAACCGCCAGATCGCGCAGGATGTGGAAGCGTTCGACGACATCGGCGTCGACGGTCTGGGTCAGCACCTTCTCGAGAATCGGGGCGGCCTGGGCATGGTCGCCCGAGCGGATCATCAGCTTGGTGCGCTCTCGCTGAAGGCGGGGATGATCGGGGAAGCGTGGCTCGGCCGCGTCGAGAAGCGCCAGGGCCGCCTGAGGCTGTCTGGCATACTCGGCCAGCAGCACGACCCGGCTGCAGATGCACTCGACCACCAGGTCGGGCGCGTTCCAACTTTCGGCCATCGCCTGCAAGGTTTCGTAGCGTTCAGCGATCTTGGCCGGCGCGAAGCTCTCCAGATTCGATTCATGCACCCAGGCGGGTTGGACCAGACTGCGAAGGCCCGTGGACGGGTCGGCGAAGGCGGCCAAATAGTGGGCTCGCACCTGCGGAAGGGCCGTGTCCAGGACCCCAAAAATACCCTCCAACTCGCCGACCGACTCGACGTGGTGGGCGCGCCATAGGAACAGCATCTGGGCCTGGTCGTCGACGGGCGGCGTGCGACCGGCTTCGGGCGCATCGGCCACCGCCGTGCCCTCGAACCCTCTCACCAGGTCGAACCACTCCGCCACCGGCATTGGGTTGCCGGGTATCATGAGAACCGAATTGATGGCCGCCTTCCGGAACGGAGCGGCCTTGGCCTCCGGAGCGCCTTCCAGCTCCGCCAGGCAGCGGCGGTAGACCGCGAGAGCTTGAGCCGGCGGGCCGCCGCGCGCACAGAGTTTCAGCTGCGCCATCCGAACGAGCCACGAGACACGCGGTTTGTCGGGCAGGATCAGCCTGTTGAGGGTCAGGAACCGCAGGCCCAGGAGATGATCGGCGAGGATCCCTTGAGTTTCCCAGTTCGCCATGATCACGGCCGTCGCCAGGCCGGAAAGGGCTTCAGGGTCTTTGGCGATCAAGGCCGAGATCATCAGCTGGTCCAGCGTGCGCGGATCCAGGGGCCTGCGGCTGACCAGATCTCGGCTGACCGCGGCGTGAACGGCCAGGAGTTCGGCTCCCGACAGGGCGTTGGCGCCGCTCTGGGCCACCAGCGGCGAGACCCGCATGCGGTCTTGGCCCCGCCGTTCCACCCAGGGACCCAGCAGGATGTCCAGGGCCTCGCCGGGCAAGCTGATCTCCGGGGCGACGGCGGCGGTGGCCAGGGCAAGGCGACGGTCGAACCCGAGGCTGGGCACGGAGAGGCGATAGAGCAAGATCTTGGCGTGATCGGGCAGCTCGCGCACCAGGCGGGCGTGGATGGACGCCCGTTCGGCTTCGACGTCGTCGGTCGACGCACCCAGGCCCAGTCGGTCGTTCAGGTCCGCCGCCGGCCACCCCCGGCGCTTGAGGCCCTGGATGCGCGCGGCCACGAACTGGGGCTGTCCACCGCCGCAATAGAGGTGCGTGGGTGTGGCCCAGAGCTCGGGGGTGCCGCCTTCACGTGCGACATAGGCGGCCACGTCCGCTTCGGTGAAGTATGGCGCTTCGCGCACCGGATCACCGCCAGGGGCGAGCTGCTGAGCCAGGGTCGGCGGGGGCGGATTGTAGGCCGTCACCACCACACCGCCGTCGGCCAGTTGTGCTGCGTGCGCCAGACGGCGCAACGCCATGGCCGCGCGCGGGTCGAGGCCCGAGGGCAGGTCGTCGAGAATGAACCCGCCAAAATCAGGATCGAGCGTCAGGCGCTGGACCCGGCGCAGCCGGTCGGCGACCCGGTTCGACGCGGTCTTGGCGTCGAACTCGACCACCCACCAGCGACCATTGCGGCGGGCCGCCAGTTGCAGGGCCAGGCCCGTCTTGCCAAGGCCGCTGGCCCCTGTCAGCCAGAGGACGCCCGTGGCGGCCAGGCGCCGCGACAGGTCCTCGATCAGGTCCGCCCGCTCGACCACCAAGTCCTCGATGGGCAGCTCGCGCGCATCGATGGCGCCGTGGTCGGGTTCGACGGCCGGCGGCTGGCCCGTGCTCCATTGCGCGAGGGCTGCGTTGGAGACCCGCGAGGTGCCGGCCAGCTCGAGCAATTCATGGAGTTGGCCCCGGGTCACGGCGCGCTCGCCGTCCTGCGCGGCCAGGCGCATCAGATGCAGCACGACCCTGGGAGCGGCGTCGCGGCAGTCGCTGGGCGCAAGGCCAAAGCGCGCCCCGACATCGACCAGGGCTTCGGCGACAATGGTGTCCAGCGCGTCCAGGCGCGGCTCGCCGCAGGCGAAGCGGATCGGCTTTAGGAGCTTTTCGCGCACCTCTTCGTCGGAGGCCTTGGCCAGAAAATCCAGGAGATCGGGGTCAAGGTCGAGCGTGGCCAGAAGGCCGCGCAGCGGCGCGAGCGGTGCTTGCGCGGCGGCCTTTCGCCAGTAGTCCAGGCCCGGCGCGCCAAGGCCGAAAGGCGAACCCTGTTCGACGCCAGGCGGGGATGTCGTCAGGTAGATCATGTCCGTGGCGCGGCCGGGATTGGCCTTGGCCAGGCGCCAGAACCGGCTGAGCAGCGTGACCACGCCGCTCGATCGCAAGGTCACGGCGCCGGATCCCTCCGTGGACTTGACCTCGGCCCCGCTGAGCGCGTCGGCGGCGACCGTCATGTAGTCGCCGCCGCGCTCGACATGAAGGGTCGCGTCTGGTCCGAGGCGCGCCCAGGCCTGGGCCGTCGCGTAGAGCTGGTAAACATAGCCGCGAATGGCGTGCATGGCCTCGCGCGCCAGATCGACTTCGGGAATGCGCACCGGCTCGGGGTCTGCCACGCCGTTTCCTCTTCTCAAGCGAGCAAGGCTAGACCGAGTCGCCTTTGCGGGTCCTTTGGCGGACGCGCGCTTTTCCTGAGCGATCACTTGACGATGCTGGTCCGTCACTCGCGGACGTCGGCTTGCAGTGGCGGGCCAGCTGGGTCGGGCTTTTAGAGTTGGACTGACCGGGGCGGCCGCCAAGCCCCGAAATCGGCTGACCCGCAGTTGACTCTTCGCGCTGCTGGAATGAGAACATTTCACGAACACGGAGATTGCCATGCCGCCCCCACGCGTTGGACAGCGCGCGACCGCGCACGCCCCTAAACCCGAACGGATCATCAGCCGCATGACCGTCAAGCTGCGGCGCGTGCGCCAATACGGCGGCGCCGAGCCTGGCCGGACGCTGATGTTCACCTTCGAGGGCGGGACCCGGCGCGCCGAGCGCAGCCTCAATAGCTTCATCGACAAGGATCGCGTGCCCGAGTTCGAGGGCGAGGAGGCCTGGTTCGAGGTCGAGGAGGTCAGCGGCAAGCCTTGGGCCTTCTGGCGGGCGGTGAGACGGGTGGAGCCGCCGGGCGATGCCTGAACTGTCCGACCAGCAGCGGCGCCGGATGACCGAGCTTGACCCTCGGTTCGCCGCGCTGCGCCTGGTCGACGCCCTGGAACGGAAGATGGAGATCGTCTTTCGATGCACGGCCTGTGGGACCTCGCGCAGCTGGCGGCGCGACGTCATGCTGGGGCGGGCCCGGCCCTTGTTGGGCCTGACCATGGCGCAGATCCAGAAGCGCACCCCCTGCCCGCGCTGCGGCTATCGCATGCCCGCCATGGCGCCCAGCGGCGGCGTGCTCGAGCCAGGGGACTTGGCCGAGCAGTTCCGCTGGGAGGTGATCACCGCCCTGTCCGAGGCGGGCCTCAATCCCGCCGACTATGGCTATGGCTGGCGGCCGCCGGCGACGCGGGGCTGAGCCGGGATGGGCGAGGAGGGCTTGGGCCGCCGCGACGCTGGGCTCGTGGACGCCGGGCTTGTGGATGGGCAAAGGATCGGGATGATCGGTTGGCCGCCGGGTCCGGCTCGAACAGGGAGGCGCCGTGCTCTTGGACGATCATCGGGATGATCAGCAGGACGAGGCCGAGGCGCTGCTCGCGCGGATCATGATGATCCGGGACGACCTGAAGGCTGGCCGGCTGACGTGGGCCCAGGTCGAGGCCTATCGCCGTCTGGGCCGGACGGTCGAGCGGATCACCCGCCAGATGGACGCCGCGCCCGATCTTGAGACCGCCGACGCGCTCTGGCGGGAGGGGGTGAAGATCATCAGGACCTATCTGGCCGAGCACTTCGCGGCCCCGACCTGCCACTAGGGGCGTGGATCTGCTCCGGATTGAACGGTGGCGAGGGTTCGGCCAACCTGGCCTTAACAGCACGGTTTCGGAGCGAACGGTGGCGGAGACGGCGGCGCGGTACGTGGTGCGGTTCGACGATGACTTTCCCCTCGCCGACGTCGAGGCGCTCGCGGCCGAACTCATGGCCTCGGGTGTGTTGGCGCCGGGCTTCATCCCGCCGCCGGCCGGCCTCCTGAAGCCGGAGGCGATCGTCTACGCCAAGGACGAGCAGGGCTACGACACCGTCGTCCTTCCCGACCGTAACCTCGTCTCGCGCATGGCCCGGGTCGCCGAACAGGGCCACGCCGACCTCAAGGACCAGACAAGCCGCACCGCCCTGGCGTTGATGGCCTATTGCCAGGCGATGAACCTCGATTTCGAGCCGTCTCTCGCCTACCACGAGCTGGGCGTCGTCAGCGGCAACAGCCGCGCGCGCGAGGAGCTGGGGTGGTTTCGCGCGGCCGATCGCGGCGCGGCGCGCGATTGGGTGGCTCTGGCGGCGGGGCGCCAGGCGCGCGTCGATCTCGGCGGTCCGACCAAAGCGCCGCCGCACGACTTCGCCAAGGTCCTCGGGCGTTGGCGGCGCAACTATATCGTGGCGCTTCGAGTGGCCCGCCTCGAGTTATCGCCGCGACCGCCGATCGAGCGGCTCAAGGCGCTGGTCGAATGGATGTACGAGGACTTCATCTTCGCCGGTCCCGCCACCCTCTATGCGTCGATGTATTTCGGCCCCCGGGCTGAACGGGGCGGCCTCTTCAAACGCTTGCGGTCGAAAGATCCCGAGGCGCGTATCGCCGGCGTCCGCAGCGCCGCCTGGGACATGACCCACCTGAGCGACTTCGTTCGTCGGGTCGGCGCCGCCGAGGCCGAGAAGAGGCGCTATGTGTTCGCCAGCGGCGACCTTGGCCTCGTCCAGATCGCGACCTGTCTGTTTCTCGGGCCAGAACCGGCCGACGGATGGCCGAGCCTGTCTGAGGCCTTCGAGGCCTGGTGGCTCCCCAAGCAGGCGCAGCAGGCGGCCGCGGTGATCTTCGATTGCATCGATCGCCTTCGAGCCTCGGATCGCCCGCTGCCCAATCCGGCGCCGGATCTCGTCGGGCGCTTGATCGCGGACGGCGAGGCCTGGCTTCGCGCGGCGCCGGTCGACTAGAGGGGCGGCTCGGCCATCAGCGCCGCGTGGACGCGGCGCGAGAGGTCGTCATAGACCGCGCGGGCGGCAGGCTTTTGCTGGCTCCAGCGGAAGAAGCCGGCCAGGTCTTCGTTGGAGACCGGGACGGTCCACAGCACGCGCAGCCAGGCGACGGCCTCATCAAGGGCGTTCTTGTCGGGGCGATCGGTGGGAGCTTGGGTCCGCATGGTGGCTTCGATCCACGGGGAGGCGACCGCTGTGCGCGGCGTGGGGTATACGCACCCGCACGATGAGCCCAGGCGGTCGGCGGTTCAAGCCCGTGGAAGGGCCCGTCTTCGGCAGCGCAAGCTCGGCAACAGCGGTTGCGGCGCCTAGGGTGAAGCTGACATCGTTTGGGCATGTCGTACTTTGAACCCGAGACTTGGCGCCCCGCGACCCGCCAGGAGTTCCCGGACTATCTGGCGGAACGTCGGGCGCCTCGGCGCGACGACGAGCGCTCGGGCGATATCCTCGTCATCCGTAAGACTATTTCCCCCTTCGACCTCTACACCTACCTCAAGGCGCGATTTGGCGAGCCCAACGGGCTGATGACGCGGCTGGCCAGCGACGATTCCGACAACCTCTTCCACTGGGACTACCTGCTCTACGCTGGCGATCAGTTGCTGACCTTCACCGGCGCCACGCGCGAGGTGCATGTCAGCGTCGAGCGTCGGCTCGACGACGCCGAATGGCTGGCGTTCATCCGCAGGCTCCGGACCGACTTTGGCCGGGTTGGCCAGGACAAGGGCCGGGTGGCGGGCGAGCTGGAGAAATGGAGCGTTTTTCCCAACCGCTTCCTGGCCATCGCCAACCGATGCGCCGACCTCTTCCATGATCTTTCCGAGGCCCTCCCCAAGCTCCAGCGCGCGTTCGAGCGGGACGACGCCCGCCCCGGCCGGGAGGACTATGCCCGGCAGGCCGAGCGCCAGGCCGCGCTCGTCGCCAAGATCACCGCCGCGGCGCTGGAGCTGCCCATCCTCACGCCCGTGCTGTTCGAGTGCTTCCTGGGCCTGGTCGTCGGGCTCCTGGTCCGCCCGGAGGTCAAGGCCGATTTGGGTCGTTTCGACGCTTTCAGCCGGGGGCGGCTCAACGACAAGATCCTGTCGCTGCATGACCACTGCCGTGGCTTCGCGCGCGGCCTGTTGCCAGACAATGAGGCCCTGCAGCGCTTCTGGCCCGTGGTCGCCCGCCGCAACGATCTGATCCATGGCAACCTGGATCCAGTGCGAGACGCCGTCGAGATCGTCTATTTCGACCGCAAGCGGCCCCTGCACACCAGCGGCGGGGCCGGACACCGGTCCTACTGGGACAGCCTGATGGTGCAGTACCGACCTCAGCGGGTGATCGACGACTATCTGGCCATGCACCACGTGATCCACGAAATCCTGGAACACATGGAGCCGCAGGTTCGCGCCACGATCACAGCGGTCATGGGCGATACCCAGCCCGGCTGGGACCAGCGCCGCCGAAAGATCGGCTTGCTGTTTCCCGGCCATGTCGTCGGCGCCGTCATGCCGGGGCTGCGCTACGACAGTGAATTGCGTGCGCCGCGTGGGCGTTCGCGCACGGCTGCGGCGAAGGCGGTGGACTAGACAGCACGCTGGGCGCGTGGGCGTCCCGCCTGCGGCGGCCGGGCTCTAGGCGGCGGGGCCGCCCCGAGCCCCCTCCCCTCTCCGCCCATGTCGGTTCGGTCCAGGGTCTCGGCCCATGCGGGTTGCGATCCCTGACGCGGGGCGGTGGAGCGGTTGGGATGGTCCGGTCAGGCCGACGCGCCGGCCTCGGCGGTCAGCTGCGTCAGGCGCGCGTCGCAGACGGCGCGGACCAGATCGATCAGGGCCTCGGCCGTCTGTTTCAGGTCCTCGAGTTCGGCGGCGGTGATCTTGTAGGTCGCCTGATTGTAGCGGGCGTCGACATAGGCGCGCTTGAGCTTTTCGAACGGCTTGCGCATCGCCCGCGTCTCACGCGGCCAGGCGGCCGTCAGGGATGGGGCCTTGGCCTCGGCCTGGGCGCGCAGGAATTTGATGTTGTGCGAGCGCGGCGCGTAGAAGCCGGTCAGCAGCAGCACGGCGATATAGGCCGCTTCGACCGTCTGGTGCAGGTTGAAGGCGGCTTTGTGCGGATAGTCCTTCAGTTCGCCTTTCGACATCGCGTAGGTGGCGAGATCGAGCGAGGTCTCGATCGTGTCGAACACCTCCTTGTAGTGCCTCTGGCCGAGCGCCAGGGCCGCTTGCGGCGTCAGGGGCTTCAGCGGGCTGAAGGCGTGGCCGGGGGTCTCATAGAGGACGATCCCCTGCTCGATCACCTCGCGGAAGAAGTAGAGGCCCGCGTCCAGGCCCTGGTTGATGTCGTCGAGATCGTTGACCAGCAGGTTGACGATCCGGCCGATGGCCGGGTCGTGCAGGATCTTCTGCTCGGTCTCGAACCAGTAGTCGGCGATGTCGGTCAGCTTCTCGTCGCTGACCACGACCAGGATGTCGAAATCCGACAGGTAGCCGTTCTCGGGTTCGTCGACGAAGTCGCCGCGCGCATAGCTGCCGAACAGGATGATCTTGTAGATCTTGGCCCCGCGTCGCCAGCCCTGCGTGCCGCCGGCCACGGCCGCCTCGAACCCGCGCAGCAGGTGGCCGGTGATCGCCTCCAGCTCCTCTTGCTGGCGCTCGGGCAGATGATCGAGATTCGACTTCATGGGTAGGGAGTCTCGCCGAGCGGGCCTGGAGGGACAAGGTTTTTGCGGCGGTGGCGGGCGGTTTCCAGGGCTGCCATACCGCTGAGGGTCTGTTACGGATACGCGTAATCAGATGTCCAGTTTACGGATATATGTAAGTGGTTGGCTTGCGTCATCCCGAGTGATGAATTACGTATCTGCGTAATCGCAAGTTCCACTTACGGATATCCGTATGCGTGATCCCATTTTGTCGCCGATCGGGGCGGCCATTCGCGCCACGCGCCATCGGCGGGGCTTTGGCCAGGCCGACCTGGCTGCGCGCGTCGGCCGGCCCGTGCCGCGGATCTCCGAACTGGAGACCGACCTACTGCGCGAGCGCATCGGCCGCGACCGGCTGTCCCTGCTGGCCGAGGTCTGCGACGCCCTGGACCTGGCCCTGGTCGCCGTGCCGCGCGAGGCCCTGCCTCGGGTCGAGGCGGCGATCGAGGCTGCGCCGCGGCGCGCGGTCCATCCCCACCAGGCCTCAATGTTCGACGAGATGTTCGTCGACCTTTCGGACGATGACGCCCTGGCCGCCGAGGCCGCCGAAGTCGACGAGCCTTCGGACCGGCCCGGCTCGGATCGGGGGGACGGCTGATGGCCAAGCCGGCGGCCGTCCTGGGGGTGCATCTGTTCGACGTCGACGGCGTGGCCGTCCGCGTCGGGACCCTGTCGCGGGATGCGGTGGGGGCCACGGCCTTCACGCCCGACGAGGCCTATCTGCGCGATGCGGAGCGGCCGATCCTCAGCCTGAGCTGGCATGTGCCCGGAGATCCCGAGGCGACCCGCGCGCGCCTGGCCGCGCGCACCGACAAGATCGCCCTCTACGGCGGCCTGCCGCCCTGGTTCGAGGGAGTACTGCCCGAGGGGGCGCTGCGCGAACTGGTCGCCGCCGAGATGGGGCCTGGCGATCACGGCTCGTTCGACGTCATCACCCGCCTGGGAGCCGACCTGGCCGGCGCGGTGCTGGTCGTGCCCGAGAACGCCGAGGCCCTGGACACGGCCGGCCCCCTGGACCTGGCCCGGGTGGCTGGGTTCCGCGCGCCCGTGCCCAAGGGCTTCGTC
It encodes:
- a CDS encoding ABC transporter ATP-binding protein codes for the protein MADPEPVRIPEVDLAREAMHAIRGYVYQLYATAQAWARLGPDATLHVERGGDYMTVAADALSGAEVKSTEGSGAVTLRSSGVVTLLSRFWRLAKANPGRATDMIYLTTSPPGVEQGSPFGLGAPGLDYWRKAAAQAPLAPLRGLLATLDLDPDLLDFLAKASDEEVREKLLKPIRFACGEPRLDALDTIVAEALVDVGARFGLAPSDCRDAAPRVVLHLMRLAAQDGERAVTRGQLHELLELAGTSRVSNAALAQWSTGQPPAVEPDHGAIDARELPIEDLVVERADLIEDLSRRLAATGVLWLTGASGLGKTGLALQLAARRNGRWWVVEFDAKTASNRVADRLRRVQRLTLDPDFGGFILDDLPSGLDPRAAMALRRLAHAAQLADGGVVVTAYNPPPPTLAQQLAPGGDPVREAPYFTEADVAAYVAREGGTPELWATPTHLYCGGGQPQFVAARIQGLKRRGWPAADLNDRLGLGASTDDVEAERASIHARLVRELPDHAKILLYRLSVPSLGFDRRLALATAAVAPEISLPGEALDILLGPWVERRGQDRMRVSPLVAQSGANALSGAELLAVHAAVSRDLVSRRPLDPRTLDQLMISALIAKDPEALSGLATAVIMANWETQGILADHLLGLRFLTLNRLILPDKPRVSWLVRMAQLKLCARGGPPAQALAVYRRCLAELEGAPEAKAAPFRKAAINSVLMIPGNPMPVAEWFDLVRGFEGTAVADAPEAGRTPPVDDQAQMLFLWRAHHVESVGELEGIFGVLDTALPQVRAHYLAAFADPSTGLRSLVQPAWVHESNLESFAPAKIAERYETLQAMAESWNAPDLVVECICSRVVLLAEYARQPQAALALLDAAEPRFPDHPRLQRERTKLMIRSGDHAQAAPILEKVLTQTVDADVVERFHILRDLAVGAAKDGDLPLAAMRFSEAALTAERGPTLRDMAGALHADLAVVQLRLGQAVSAGKSLMRAVELIETVDPEDPEKQYRLRGVAGAAAWVWSMLCGVAQNIPDHGVASGPIPAPPWPGIRITPLLLWYQMRQVERVLAVDLGAKSRLDEHRANGVSPYFEGMELRESLSYAIGQVDLETFLDLLSPYCRDTAAKVALPTAAEERVTAIVAEPPWAAFVLDLSEKAQFIAGRVAVTSFAMRAAAEGRWDVLEHLGTRLAADPATAVLTPFVALRPGELEIRVAEEHGLVPALSVLFGPDPFPDENLLLAACLRVQEWLQVSAFIEVVGPQIGKASADLWRRRVESGAFALKNPRLHGPAILAAAAKVETSADHARLILAATPAVALRVPESLLETLRAVANGQ
- a CDS encoding HEPN domain-containing protein, whose protein sequence is MKSNLDHLPERQQEELEAITGHLLRGFEAAVAGGTQGWRRGAKIYKIILFGSYARGDFVDEPENGYLSDFDILVVVSDEKLTDIADYWFETEQKILHDPAIGRIVNLLVNDLDDINQGLDAGLYFFREVIEQGIVLYETPGHAFSPLKPLTPQAALALGQRHYKEVFDTIETSLDLATYAMSKGELKDYPHKAAFNLHQTVEAAYIAVLLLTGFYAPRSHNIKFLRAQAEAKAPSLTAAWPRETRAMRKPFEKLKRAYVDARYNQATYKITAAELEDLKQTAEALIDLVRAVCDARLTQLTAEAGASA
- a CDS encoding helix-turn-helix domain-containing protein, whose translation is MRDPILSPIGAAIRATRHRRGFGQADLAARVGRPVPRISELETDLLRERIGRDRLSLLAEVCDALDLALVAVPREALPRVEAAIEAAPRRAVHPHQASMFDEMFVDLSDDDALAAEAAEVDEPSDRPGSDRGDG